A section of the Oenanthe melanoleuca isolate GR-GAL-2019-014 chromosome 6, OMel1.0, whole genome shotgun sequence genome encodes:
- the SLC16A9 gene encoding monocarboxylate transporter 9 — translation MAFRKPPDGGWGWVIVVVSFFAQFLCYGSPLAVGVLYLEWLDAFGEGKGKTAWVGSLANGIGLLASPVCSICVSSFGARPVAIFSGFMVAGGLMMSSFAPNIYFLYVSYGIVVGLGCGLLYTATVTITCQYFDKRRGLALGLISTGSSVGLFIYAALQRELIELYGLDGCLLIVGALSLNILACGSLMRPLESSSSPQPEKICVDKVPDQYFVYHEKEKTIEENISILEKGYIDEKCVNNVPDCKQDIILNKNVLSSINVNEKDSYKKKVVEQTNFCKQLAKKKWQLYLTYWKETMVLFKNKVFSALFVAILLFDIGGFPPSLLMEDVARSANISEDDYYMPLISIIGIMTTIGKLILGILADFKWVNTLYLYVTTLLMTGVALFAIPFAKSYLTLAMLSGILGFLTGNWSIFPYVTTKTVGIEKLTHAYGILMFFAGLGNSLGPPIVGWFYDWTQEYNTAFYFSGFCVLLGGFLLLLAALPCWNTCTNQSSKLPPNTYSYKVASNT, via the exons ATGGCATTTCGGAAGCCACCAGAtggtggctggggctgggtgatCGTTGTCGTTTCCTTCTTCGCCCAGTTCCTGTGCTATGGATCACCGCTGGCGGTGGGAGTCTTGTATTTAGAGTGGCTGGATGCttttggagaagggaaaggcaaGACTGCTTGGGTTGGATCGCTAGCAAATGGAATTGGATTGCTTGCCA gCCCTGTCTGCAGTATATGTGTATCATCTTTTGGAGCAAGACCAGTAGCTATCTTCAGTGGCTTTATGGTGGCCGGGGGCCTCATGATGAGCAGCTTTGCACCTAACATATACTTCCTATATGTTTCATATGGGATAGTTGTTG GTCTTGGATGTGGCCTTTTGTATACTGCAACAGTTACCATCACGTGCCAGTATTTTGACAAACGAAGAGGCCTTGCACTTGGTCTGATTTCAACAG gCTCAAGTGTTGGACTCTTTATATATGCAGCACTGCAAAGAGAGCTTATTGAGCTGTATGGACTGGATGGGTGTCTGCTAATAGTTGGTGCCCTGTCTCTAAATATATTAGCATGTGGCAGCCTAATGAGACCTTTGGAATCATCCAGTTCTCCTCAACCAGAGAAAATATGTGTAGACAAAGTCCCAGATCAATATTTTGTTTaccatgaaaaggaaaagaccATTGAAGAAAACATTAGCATCCTTGAAAAGGGCTATATTGATGAAAAATGTGTGAACAATGTGCCTGATTGCAAACAGGATATCATTTTGAATAAGAATGTATTGAGCTCAATAAATGTAAATGAGAAAGACTCTTACAAAAAGAAAGTTGTAGAACAGACAAATTTCTGCAAGCAACTTGCCAAAAAGAAGTGGCAGCTCTATTTGACCTACTGGAAGGAGACCATGGTTCTTTTCAAGAACAAAGTATTTTCAGCTCTCTTTGTTGCCATCTTGCTCTTTGATATTGGTGGATTTCCTCCTTCTTTGCTCATGGAAGATGTAGCAAGAAGTGCAAACATTAGTGAAGATGACTATTATATGCCCCTTATTTCTATTATTGGCATTATGACAACTATTGGCAAACTTATTTTAGGAATACTGGCAGATTTTAAGTGGGTTAACACTTTATATCTCTATGTAACGACCTTATTAATGACAGGAGTGGCCTTGTTTGCAATTCCATTTGCCAAAAGTTACCTTACATTAGCAATGCTTTCTGGAATCTTGGGTTTTCTGACTGGGAACTGGTCAATTTTTCCGTATGTAACAACAAAGACTGTGGGGATTGAGAAACTGACTCATGCCTATGGGATATTGATGTTCTTCGCTGGACTTGGGAATAGCCTCGGACCACCAATTGTAG GCTGGTTTTACGACTGGACGCAGGAGTACAACACTGCTTTCTATTTCAGTGGCTTTTGTGTCCTGCTGGGTGGATTTCTCCTGCTGttggcagcactgccctgctggaaTACCTGCACCAATCAGAGCTCCAAGCTGCCTCCAAATACTTACTCCTACAAAGTTGCATCTAACACTTAG